The genome window TCCCGTTCCGCGCGCATCGCGCTGCGCATCGCCGCCGGGCTCGGCTTCGCGGTGGTCTACGTCCCGCTCGCGCTCGTCCTGGTCAACTCCTTCAACCCGGACCGCAGCGCGAGCTGGCCCCCGCCCGGGTGGACGTTCCACTGGTGGTCGGTGGCCTGGGAGAACACGGGCGCCCGGAGCGCGCTCTGGGTCTCGGTGAAGGCGGGCCTCGGTGCCACGGCCATCGCGCTGGTGCTGGGCACGCTCATCGCGTTCGCGGTGGCCCGGCACCGCTTCTTCGGCCGCGGCGCCATCTCGTTCGTGGTCGTCCTGCCGATCGCGCTGCCCGGCATCGTCACCGGCATCGCGCTCAACTCGGCGTTCGGCACGGTCCTTCAGCCGCTCGGCGTCGGTCTCGGCCTGTTCACCGTGATCGTCGGGCACGCCACCTTCTGCATCGTCGTCGTCTTCAACAACGTGGTCGCACGGCTGCGCCGCACCTCCGGCTCCTACGAGGAGGCGGCTATGGACCTGGGGGCCGACACGTTCCGCGCCTTCGTCGACGTGACGTTCCCGCTGGTGCGCTCGGCGCTGTTCGCGGGCGGGCTGCTCGCGTTCGCGCTGTCCTTCGACGAGATCG of Streptomyces cynarae contains these proteins:
- a CDS encoding ABC transporter permease, which codes for MQLSRSARIALRIAAGLGFAVVYVPLALVLVNSFNPDRSASWPPPGWTFHWWSVAWENTGARSALWVSVKAGLGATAIALVLGTLIAFAVARHRFFGRGAISFVVVLPIALPGIVTGIALNSAFGTVLQPLGVGLGLFTVIVGHATFCIVVVFNNVVARLRRTSGSYEEAAMDLGADTFRAFVDVTFPLVRSALFAGGLLAFALSFDEIVVTTFTAGPGIETLPIWIFNNMTRPQQAPVVNVVAAVLVLLSVIPIYVAQRLSADTATESRI